The Anomaloglossus baeobatrachus isolate aAnoBae1 chromosome 4, aAnoBae1.hap1, whole genome shotgun sequence genome contains the following window.
tatatcaccacacacagccccgcgtacatactgtgtatatcatcACACACAGCCCCGCGTACTAGTGATGGGAAGtccgactctttttggtgatccggttcctttggctccgctcaccaaaaagagccggatctttcagctcgttctcggctccttattaaatatgtgttcaccgcaggtgaacacatatttaagattatagtagcgCTGCCAAAGCCCCGCCCAACCGCTGCTAAatcccgcccacttacaagcgaccaattagattgctgagtaggcaaagtttagccgcgggtgggtggggttttgacggcgaaaagagccttTTAGATATTTTCGTGGCTCTCATTGGTGATCTGGCTCCTGTCGGCTCCTGCTgtgttgatgtgaactgcctcccaccctcatagatcttttgcttgatgatattccaaaggttctctatagggttgaggtcaggggaagatggtggccacaccatgagtttatctccttttatgcccatagcagccaatgtcaCAGAGGTATTCTCTGCAgggtgagatggtgcattgtcatgtatgaagatgattttgcttctgaagtcacgtttctgctttttgtaccatggaagaaagttgtcagtcagaaactctgtaTACTTAGCAGAGGTCATTTTcagaccttcaggaaccctaaaggggcctaccagatgtctccccatgattctgtCCCAAAAcatgcctcctccacctccttgctgacgtcgcagccttgttgggacatggtggccatccaccaaccatccactactccatccatctggaccatccagggttgctccacACTCATCAGTAACTAAGACTGTTTGATAATTAGTCTTCATGtacgtctgggcccactgcaaccgtttctacTTGTGAGCACTGgtcaggggtggccgaatagtaggtttatgcacaacAGCAAGCctctgaaggatcctacaccttgaggttcgagggactccagaggcagcagcagcttcaaatatctgtttgctggtttgtaatggctttttagcagctgctctcttaatccgatggactcgcctggcagaaaccttcctcattctgcctttatctgcacaaacacgtctgtgctcagaatcagccacaaatctctgcaCAGTGCGATGATCACGCTTAggttttcatgaaatatctaatgtttttcatcccttgtccaaggcattgcactatttgatgcttttcggcagcagagagataatttttctttcccatgttacttgaaaactgcggctgcttaatattgtggaacatccagtttctcttttattgggcctcacctggaaactaattatcacaggtatctgagattgatttcagtgacccAATGAACCCTGAGACACAAAATCATCAATGAGCTTCATTATAAATCGCTGGGACACTTACATCCATTTTGcattataatttggaacatggtgtatatacagagcgtataatgtcactggtaagtcagtgtattacctttacaatatacactatatgcagagctcctctgtataatgccacctgtgatcactgtattacctgtacactgaccctATATACAGAGTTCCTATGTATAATGTCACTGATAAGTCAGTATATTACCTGTACAATATATACTATATGCAAAGCTCCTCTATAATGTTacctgtgatcactgtattacctgtacactatatgcaAAATTCCTTTGTATAATGTCACTTGTGATCACTGTATTACGTGTACACTATATACAAAGGTCCTTTGTATAATGTCCCCTGTGATaactgtattatctgtacactaTACATAGAGCTCTGAATAATGTCATcattgatcactgtattacctgtacactatacactgagctcctgtgtataatgttactggTGATCATTGTAACACTTGTACACTATACACTCTATACTAGATAAGGTTCTGCtctgtataatgtcaccagtgattaATGCATGACCTAAAAACTATATGCTATATTAAGAGCTCCTGCATATAATTTCACCTGTGataactgtattacctgtacactatatgcagagattctgtgtataatgtcactggtgatcactgtaataCCTGTACATATACACTGTATACTATGCACAGAGTGcttgtgtataatgtcacctgtaATCACTGTACTATTTTTACACTATACTTAGAGCTTCTGTGTATTGTATGATTGGTGAGCATAGTATTACCTGTACAGTAAACACTATATACAGCGGTCCTGTGTATAGTGATCACCGTATTACCTGTACAATGTCGCCAGTGATTACTATATTAACTTTATAGTGAACACTTTATTACGTGTACActagacactatatacagagctcctctgTATAAAGTCACCAATGTTCACTTTTTTACCTATACACAATGTCACTCCTCTGTACAATGTAACCAGTGTGACCGGTGATCACTGCATTACCTGCACAATATACACTATATAGAGAGCTCCAGTGTATAATGTCACAGAAGATcattgtattacctgtacactatatgcaGAACTCCTGAGTATAATTTCACGAGAGATCACTGCATTAACTGTACACTATACAATCTATACTATATATAGAGCTTCTCTGTATATTGTCATCAGTGACCGCTGTATTACTTGTATACTGTACACAAAATAAAGAGCTAGCGTGTATCATGTCACCAGTGATCATTGTATTACATGTACACTATATATAGAACTCCTCTGATAATGTCACTGTTGATCACTgtgttacctgtacactatacacgtTATACAGAGCATCTGTGAATAATGTCACTGGTTAtcatattacctgtacactatattcaGAGCTCCTGTATGTAATGTCCCTGGtgttcactgtattacctgtacaaaaTACATTGTATGCTGTATTAAGAGCTTATCTGTATGTTACTGTTGAttgctgtattacctgtacactatatacggAGCTCTTCTGTATAttatcactggtgatcactgtattacctttacactatacactatatacagactcCTCAATGTAATGTCACCGGTGATAACTGCAttacctgtacattatatacaaagCTCCTGGTTATAATGTCACCAGTGAGTACTATATACCAGTACACTATAGACAGAGCTCCTCTTTATAATGTCATTGGTGTTCACTGTGTAatttgtacactatatacagagctcctgtgtataatatcatCTGTAACCACTATAttgcttgtacgctatacattataatacagagctcttgtgtataatgtTACCGGTGACCATTGTattacctatatattatatacagagctcttgtgtatatTATCACTAGTGATTTCTGTGTTATCTTTACACTATATACAGagatcctgtgtataatgttactaGAGATCATTGTATTACCTGTACTCTATACATTGTATACTAAATACAGAACTCCTGTGTCACTGATTAATGTCCCTGGTGACTACTGTTTTACTTGTATACTATACACTATTTAGAATACTAATAAACAGGATACTGGGTCCTAGTACATTTATAATATAGTTGTATACTATACACTATGTAAAgagttcctgtgtataatgtcaccgctgatcactATTCCCTGTACGCTATACATTGtattgatcactgtattacctgcatACTatttactatatacagagctcctgtttacaaagtcaccagtgatcactgtattgcGTGTATACGTAactatatgttatatacagagctcctgtgtataatgtctttGGTGATCACTGTTTTACATTTACATCCATATTAAAACTATATGCAGAGCTGGTCAATAGtggtcactgtattacctgtacactatatacagagctcctgtatcaGCATTATTGTTAGTACTGTGTTTTTTTTGAAAGCTCTTTGTCTGGTCTTGTCTGTGCGACTGCAGACTTCTGGATCATTACAAATTGTGgtgcgcacactgtcaggattctctgcacACTTCCATCACAAGACCAGACATCCCGGAAATGATCAGTATGGCGGTATTGTATCAGCAATGTATATGTTGGTGCTATGTGGGGGTCTTTGTCTCTTTGTATGTGGAATTACTGTGCGGGTGCTATGTAGTCGTGGTGTAGCGGTATTATTTTGCCCTTGGTGTTCTTTGTTCTGGGGTCTGGAGGACTCTCGTGTTGCTCCTGTGTTTTTCTGTACTGGCCATGGTGATACTGTTGTTTGCTATTgtcctctgttatcagcctctgtgGGGAAGGTTGACGTCTCGAACACAACGGCGCAGTGCGGTTTGTGGTCCGTTTATTACAGTTGAGGATGAGAACAGGAAAAGACACTGGATGCAAAATGGAGGGTGAGACGGAAGCGGGCTGTCGCCATAGCAACATGGTTGCGGAAATCTTGACGCCCTCACAGGTGACATGGCGGCCTCTATCACGGCTTCTTGGCGGCCTCTAGCACGGCTTCTTGGCGATGTTCGTGAGGATTTGATGCTGCTGAGCGCGGTAACTGATGACAAAACTGTCACCGACGATCCGACCGCGACCGAAGTCGTCCACCTTCCCCATGAAGAGATAACTGGCGCCTGCGGATACAGAGGCATGATCAGCACCAGATACCGGCATCCCTGCAGAGCATTACTACCTACTGACGGAGAGCTGCAGAGTATTACAGCCCAGACATAGACAGCGATCTGTAGAACATCGCACCGACCTCCCCACCGACCAGCAGATACACTGTGAATCTGCAGATTATTTCACCAACGACCCCTGTACGTGTCTTCAGCACATCGCACCATCCCCTGCGCCTCCTGACAGATACACCGCAATATGTTCTGCAGATTATTCCATCTGTGCATGTCTGCAGCACATCGCACCTTTCTTCAGGATGGGACACTTGGGGCACTCGTTGATGATCTGGACGCTCATGATCTTCCCGGCCTCCTGGATGTTCAGATCCCCCTCTTTGTAGGTCTGGATGATGTTGATGCTGGCGAGCAGAGTGCCCTCCTCCTCCCCTTTAACGAGGGTCTTTACACTCCCAGACAGGACTGTGAGGAGAAGAAGAAGTAAAGATCAGTGCAGACCACTTCCCCCGTAAGTAATGTGAAGAAAATGTCACCAGACCCCGGCTCTGACACCAACAATGCCCCCAGACCCTGGCTCTGACACCAACAATGCCACCAGACCCCGGCTCTGACACCAACAATGCCCCCAGACCCTGGCTCTGACACCAACAATGCCACCAGACCCCGGCTCTGACACCAACAATGCCCCCAGACCCTGGCTCTGACACCAACAATGCCCCCAGACCCTGGCTCTGACACCAACAATGCCCCCAGACCCCAGCTCTGACACCAACAATGCCCCCAGACCCTGGCTCTGACACCAACAATGCCCCCAGACCCCGGCTCTGACACCAACAATGCCCCCAGACCCCAGCTCTGACACCAACAATGCCCCCAGACCCCGTCTCTGACGCCAACAATGATCCCAGACCCCGGCTCTGACACCAACAATGCCCCCAGACCCCGGCTCTGACACCAACAATGCCCCCAGACCCCGGCTCTGACACCAACAATGCCCCCAGACCCCGGCTCTGACGCCAACAATGCCCCCAGACCCCAGCTCTGACACCAACAATGCCCCCAGACCCCGGCTCTGACACCAACAATGCCCCCAGACCCCGGCTCTGACACCAACAATGCCCCCAGACCCCGGCTCTGACACCAACAATGCCCCCAGACCCCGTCTTTGACACCAACAATGCCCCCAGACCCCGGCTCTGACACCAACAATTCACCCAGATCCCGGCTCTGACACCAACAATGTCCCCAAACCCCGGCTCTGACGCCAACAATGCACCCAGACCCCGGCTCTCACACCAACAATGCCCCCAGACTCCGGCTCTGACACCAACAATTCCCCCAGACCCCAGCTCTAACGCCAACAATGCCCCCAGACCCCGGCTCTGAGACCAACAATTCACCCAGATCCCGGCTCTCACACCAACAATGCCCCCAGACCCCTGCTCTGACACCAACAATGCCCCCAGATCCCGGCTCTGGTGCCAACACTTCCCCCAGACCTCAGTTCTAACACCAACAATGCCCCCAGACCTCGGCTCTGACACCAACAATGCCCCCAGACCCTGGCTCTGACGCCAACAGTGCCCCCAGACCCCGGCTCTGACGCCAACAGTGCCCCCAGACCCCGGCTCTGACGCCAACAGTGCCCCCAGACCCCGGCTCTGACACCAACAATTCCCCCAGACCCCGGCTCTGACACCAACAATGCCCCCAGATCCCGGCTCTCGCACCAACAATGCCCCCAGACCTCAGCACtgacaccaataatgcccccagacccCAGCTCTGACACCAAAAATGCCCCTAGACCCAGGCTCTGACACCAAAAATGCCCCCAGACCCCGGCTCTGACACCAACAATGCCCCCAGACCCCGGCTCTGACACCAACAATGCCCCCAGACCCCGGCTTTGGCACCAACAATTCCCCCAGACCGCAGCTCTAACGCCAACAATGCCCCCAGACCCCGGCTCTGAGACCAACAATTCACCCAGATCCCGGCTCTGACACCAACAATGCCCCCAGACCTCAGCACtgacaccaataatgcccccagacccCAGCTCTGACACCAAAAATGCCCCCAGACCCCGGCTCtgacaccaataatgcccccacacCCCGATTCTGACACCAACAATTCCCCCAGACACCGGCCCTTACACTAGCAATGACCCCAGACCCTGGCTTtgacaccaataatgcccccagacccCGGCTCTCACACCAACAATGCCCCCAGACCTCGGCTCTCACACCAACAATGCCCCCAGGCCCCGGCTCTGGCACGGCTCTTACCAAACTGGCTGGCACAGAAATGGCTTCCTAATGTCCCGGTCTTACGACATTTCTCAGGGCAATTAGCAGCTGATCCTAGAAGGAGCAGAAATAAGACTAATGAGCCCCTAGAGGATCAGTTGGTTCCCCTATAATACTTGGCCCCCTCTTCACCTGCAGCTGCGGGGGATGCCGATCCTCTGACTTTTGGCTTAGCGGTACTGGCTGTTTTGGTGGGTTTGGGTTTTGTGTTGGATTTTGCTGTGGTTTTCTCTATGGGCTTTTGGCTGGACTTAGGTTTTGGGGTGGGCTTAGCTAAGGTTTTCTTGGTGGGTTTTACTGCAGGTTTTTTAGTGGGTTTAGCTGTTGGTGTTGGGGAGGGATTGGGTTTCGGGGGTGCCTTTGTCCCGGACGGGCGGACGACACTCTTTGTAGTAGGTTTGGATTCCGTGGTTTTCTTCACCACTTCAGAAGCGTCTTTCATCCTGTAGAAGGCCTCAAACCCGTCAGCCGTGACACTGAGGTCTGAAACGAACTGGACCAGCATCTCGTTCCCATCAGAGTAGATTGTCCTGGAGAAAAAAAAGCGGTGACCGGGTGTCATGGGGGTCTCAGCATGGCCATTCTATATCCCCTAATATTTGCTGTGTATCTTGATCCCGCTGAGATCACCATAATCACATCGGACCCTGCTGAACAATTGTGTGAGTCCACATGACAGTCACGGTACACAGAATGCTGTATACTCATGCGAGGGGCACATCTCCGTATACTCACGCGGGAGGGACATCTCCGCAGAATTTCCCAATCTGCAGGTTGTTATCTGTCGATCCGCCATTGAAGATGGCCAAGTAATCATATCGACAGTAACTGTCCTCCTCAATGTCGAATTTCCCAAAGGACAGCTCAACCACCTGAGAGATGGAGCGAGAGGTCAATGTACATCATACAGACCCCCAGACCACCCCCAGCAACCCACTGCTGTCAATACACATCAAGCAGAACCCCCAGACCACCCCCACCATCCCACAGGGTACAGAATATGAACTGCCATCTCCACCCAGTGGGTTTGGACAACGGGTGCATCTCACCTGGTCTTTTGGGGCCACGACATGCCAGGAGCAGCTCACACCACTGGGGTAAT
Protein-coding sequences here:
- the PCOLCE gene encoding procollagen C-endopeptidase enhancer 1 isoform X2, with product MESDPTCRYDYLNVYNGHDTSSQRLARVCGTFRPGALMSTGSEMMLEMVSDEGTGGRGFLVWYSAGAPQLSDNLLCGGKFEKPQGSITSPNWPENNYPSGVSCSWHVVAPKDQVVELSFGKFDIEEDSYCRYDYLAIFNGGSTDNNLQIGKFCGDVPPATIYSDGNEMLVQFVSDLSVTADGFEAFYRMKDASEVVKKTTESKPTTKSVVRPSGTKAPPKPNPSPTPTAKPTKKPAVKPTKKTLAKPTPKPKSSQKPIEKTTAKSNTKPKPTKTASTAKPKVRGSASPAAAGSAANCPEKCRKTGTLGSHFCASQFVLSGSVKTLVKGEEEGTLLASINIIQTYKEGDLNIQEAGKIMSVQIINECPKCPILKKGASYLFMGKVDDFGRGRIVGDSFVISYRAQQHQILTNIAKKPC
- the PCOLCE gene encoding procollagen C-endopeptidase enhancer 1 isoform X1 encodes the protein MSSALLLCFTLCLGLCWAQSTNHTRPEFLCGGDISGESGYIASEGFPSYYPHNKKCVWKITVPEGHVVILSFRVLDMESDPTCRYDYLNVYNGHDTSSQRLARVCGTFRPGALMSTGSEMMLEMVSDEGTGGRGFLVWYSAGAPQLSDNLLCGGKFEKPQGSITSPNWPENNYPSGVSCSWHVVAPKDQVVELSFGKFDIEEDSYCRYDYLAIFNGGSTDNNLQIGKFCGDVPPATIYSDGNEMLVQFVSDLSVTADGFEAFYRMKDASEVVKKTTESKPTTKSVVRPSGTKAPPKPNPSPTPTAKPTKKPAVKPTKKTLAKPTPKPKSSQKPIEKTTAKSNTKPKPTKTASTAKPKVRGSASPAAAGSAANCPEKCRKTGTLGSHFCASQFVLSGSVKTLVKGEEEGTLLASINIIQTYKEGDLNIQEAGKIMSVQIINECPKCPILKKGASYLFMGKVDDFGRGRIVGDSFVISYRAQQHQILTNIAKKPC